The following are encoded in a window of Streptomyces griseiscabiei genomic DNA:
- a CDS encoding RNA polymerase sigma factor — protein MSASTSRTLPPEIAESVSVMALIERGKAEGQIAGDDVRRAFEADQIPATQWKNVLRSLNQILEEEGVTLMVSAAEPKRTRKSVAAKSPAKRTATKTVAAKTVTTKKATATAAPAVPAADDSAEDAAPARKAAAKKAVAKKAAPAKKTVAAKKTAAKKTTAKKDDAELADEEVVEETPGKPGEEPEGTENAGFVLSDEDEDDAPAQQVAAAGATADPVKDYLKQIGKVPLLNAEQEVELAKRIEAGLFAEDKLANADKLAPKLKRELEIIAEDGRRAKNHLLEANLRLVVSLAKRYTGRGMLFLDLIQEGNLGLIRAVEKFDYTKGYKFSTYATWWIRQAITRAMADQARTIRIPVHMVEVINKLARVQRQMLQDLGREPTPEELAKELDMTPEKVIEVQKYGREPISLHTPLGEDGDSEFGDLIEDSEAVVPADAVSFTLLQEQLHSVLDTLSEREAGVVSMRFGLTDGQPKTLDEIGKVYGVTRERIRQIESKTMSKLRHPSRSQVLRDYLD, from the coding sequence GTGTCGGCCAGCACATCCCGTACGCTCCCGCCGGAGATCGCCGAGTCCGTCTCTGTCATGGCGCTCATTGAGCGGGGAAAGGCTGAGGGGCAGATCGCCGGCGACGATGTGCGTCGGGCCTTCGAAGCTGACCAGATTCCGGCCACTCAGTGGAAGAACGTACTGCGCAGCCTCAACCAGATCCTCGAGGAAGAGGGTGTGACGCTGATGGTCAGTGCCGCGGAACCCAAGCGCACCCGAAAGAGCGTCGCAGCGAAGAGTCCGGCCAAGCGCACCGCCACCAAGACGGTCGCGGCGAAGACGGTGACCACCAAGAAGGCCACCGCCACCGCCGCTCCCGCGGTGCCCGCCGCCGACGACTCCGCCGAGGACGCCGCCCCCGCCAGGAAGGCCGCCGCGAAGAAGGCGGTCGCGAAGAAGGCGGCCCCCGCCAAGAAGACCGTCGCCGCCAAGAAGACGGCGGCCAAGAAGACCACCGCCAAGAAGGACGACGCGGAGCTCGCCGACGAAGAGGTCGTCGAGGAGACTCCCGGCAAGCCCGGCGAGGAGCCCGAGGGCACCGAGAACGCCGGGTTCGTCCTGTCCGACGAGGACGAGGACGACGCGCCCGCCCAGCAGGTCGCCGCCGCCGGTGCCACCGCCGACCCGGTCAAGGACTACCTCAAGCAGATTGGCAAGGTCCCGCTGCTCAACGCCGAGCAGGAGGTCGAGCTCGCCAAGCGCATCGAGGCCGGTCTGTTCGCCGAGGACAAGCTGGCCAACGCCGACAAGCTCGCCCCCAAGCTCAAGCGCGAGCTGGAGATCATCGCCGAGGACGGCCGCCGCGCCAAGAACCACCTCCTGGAGGCCAACCTCCGTCTGGTGGTCTCCCTGGCCAAGCGCTACACCGGTCGCGGCATGCTCTTCCTGGACCTCATCCAGGAGGGCAACCTCGGTCTGATCCGCGCGGTCGAGAAGTTCGACTACACCAAGGGCTACAAGTTCTCCACGTACGCCACCTGGTGGATCCGTCAGGCGATCACCCGCGCCATGGCCGACCAGGCCCGCACCATCCGTATCCCGGTGCACATGGTCGAGGTCATCAACAAGCTCGCCCGTGTGCAGCGCCAGATGCTCCAGGACCTGGGCCGCGAGCCCACCCCGGAGGAGCTGGCCAAGGAACTCGACATGACCCCCGAGAAGGTCATCGAGGTCCAGAAGTACGGCCGCGAGCCCATCTCGCTGCACACCCCGCTCGGCGAGGACGGCGACAGCGAGTTCGGTGACCTCATCGAGGACTCCGAGGCCGTCGTCCCGGCCGACGCGGTCAGCTTCACGCTCCTCCAGGAGCAGCTGCACTCGGTCCTCGACACGCTCTCCGAGCGCGAGGCGGGCGTCGTCTCCATGCGCTTCGGTCTCACCGACGGCCAGCCGAAGACCCTCGACGAGATCGGCAAGGTCTACGGCGTCACGCGTGAGCGCATTCGCCAGATCGAGTCCAAGACGATGTCGAAGCTGCGTCACCCGTCGCGTTCGCAGGTGCTGCGCGACTACCTCGACTAG
- a CDS encoding S1 family peptidase: MRRSFARLLAVAATTAVIPLVSPPPATAEVVIGGHPVEISQAPWTVALSSRDRFGGTRAGQFCGGVVVGRTTVLTAAHCLSESVLGGPPERVADLRIIAGRAELQSAEGQEIAVSGAWVNPEYDPYTNAGDFAVVTLASPLPEDSVIGLAGAGDTAYVPGTPAAVYGWGDTTAAGDYARSLRAAPVKVLADTVCERAYPGSAEGRYLSDSMVCAGEQEGGRDACQGDSGGPLVARGKLIGLVSWGSGCGLAGNPGVYTRGSYVARVLEENR, from the coding sequence ATGCGTCGATCGTTCGCCCGACTGCTGGCCGTCGCGGCCACCACCGCCGTCATACCGCTGGTGTCACCGCCACCGGCGACGGCCGAGGTCGTCATCGGCGGTCATCCGGTCGAGATCTCCCAGGCGCCCTGGACGGTGGCGCTGTCCAGCCGTGACCGGTTCGGGGGTACGCGGGCCGGACAGTTCTGCGGCGGTGTGGTGGTGGGCCGTACCACCGTCCTGACGGCCGCCCACTGCCTCAGTGAGAGCGTGCTGGGAGGGCCTCCGGAGCGTGTCGCCGATCTGCGGATCATCGCGGGCCGCGCCGAACTGCAGTCGGCCGAGGGCCAGGAGATCGCGGTGAGCGGGGCCTGGGTCAACCCCGAGTACGACCCCTATACGAACGCCGGGGACTTCGCGGTGGTGACCCTCGCCTCGCCGCTGCCCGAGGACTCCGTCATCGGGCTCGCGGGAGCGGGTGACACGGCGTACGTGCCGGGCACGCCGGCCGCGGTCTACGGCTGGGGGGACACGACGGCCGCCGGGGACTACGCCCGGAGTCTGCGGGCCGCCCCCGTGAAGGTGCTGGCCGACACGGTCTGCGAGCGGGCCTATCCGGGCAGCGCGGAGGGCAGATACCTGTCCGATTCCATGGTGTGCGCAGGGGAACAGGAGGGTGGCCGGGACGCCTGCCAGGGGGACAGCGGAGGGCCGCTGGTCGCCCGGGGGAAGCTGATCGGGCTCGTGTCGTGGGGCAGCGGCTGTGGGCTCGCCGGGAATCCCGGCGTCTACACCAGGGGCTCGTACGTGGCCCGGGTGCTGGAGGAGAACCGCTGA
- a CDS encoding DUF7455 domain-containing protein, which produces MTTVLTPATPLTAADRCDRCGAQAYLRVVLLSGGELLFCAHHGRKFEPELKKIAAEIQDETERLTAAPATAEEDER; this is translated from the coding sequence GTGACTACTGTTCTGACCCCCGCGACCCCGCTGACGGCCGCTGACCGATGCGACCGCTGCGGCGCCCAGGCCTACCTGCGCGTCGTCCTGCTGAGCGGTGGAGAGCTGCTGTTCTGCGCCCACCACGGCCGCAAGTTCGAGCCGGAGCTCAAGAAGATCGCCGCGGAGATACAGGACGAGACGGAGCGGCTCACGGCCGCTCCCGCGACCGCAGAAGAGGACGAGCGCTGA
- a CDS encoding DNA gyrase/topoisomerase IV subunit B: MTADTSVPSTALLTGADRDGSNYTARHLLVLEGLEAVRKRPGMYIGSTDSRGLMHCLWEIIDNSVDEALGGYCDHIEVILHDDASVEVRDNGRGIPVDVEPKTGLSGVEVVMTKLHAGGKFGGGSYAASGGLHGVGASVVNALSARLDVEVDRSGSTHAISFRRGVPGAFAGNGPDAKFETGGLRKGKRIPKTRTGTRVRYWADRQIFLKDAKLSLEHLHQRARQTAFLVPGLTIVVRDEFGLGDGGSKGEESFRFDGGISEFCEYLASDKPVCDVLRFSGQGTFKETVPVLDEHGQMTPTQVTRELGVDVAMRWGTGYDTTLKSFVNIIATPKGGTHVAGFEQAVASTMNEVLRAKKLLRVAEDDVVKDDALEGLTAVVTVRLAEPQFEGQTKEVLGTSAARRIVAQVIAKELKAFLTSTKRDAAAQARVVMEKAVAAARTRIAARQHKDAQRRKTALESSSLPAKLADCRSDDVERSELFIVEGDSALGTAKLARNSEFQALLPIRGKILNVQKSSVTDMLKNAECGAIIQVIGAGSGRTFDIDAARYGKIIMMTDADVDGSHIRCLLLTLFQRYMRPMVEAGRVFAAVPPLHRIELVQPKRGQDKYVYTYSDRELRDKLLEFQSKGVRYKDSIQRYKGLGEMDADQLAETTMDPRHRTLRRINLSDLEAAEQVFDLLMGNDVAPRKEFISSSAATLDRSRIDA; the protein is encoded by the coding sequence GTGACCGCCGATACGTCCGTGCCGTCCACAGCGCTGCTGACCGGAGCAGACCGGGACGGTTCCAACTACACCGCGCGGCACCTGCTCGTCCTCGAGGGGCTCGAGGCCGTGCGGAAGCGCCCCGGTATGTACATCGGCTCGACGGACAGTCGAGGCCTGATGCACTGCCTGTGGGAGATCATCGACAACTCCGTGGACGAGGCCCTCGGGGGCTACTGCGACCACATCGAGGTGATCCTCCACGACGACGCCTCCGTCGAGGTGCGTGACAACGGCCGTGGCATCCCGGTCGACGTCGAGCCCAAGACCGGCCTCTCCGGTGTCGAGGTCGTCATGACCAAGCTGCACGCCGGCGGCAAGTTCGGCGGCGGCTCGTACGCCGCCTCCGGCGGTCTGCACGGCGTGGGCGCCTCCGTGGTGAACGCCCTCTCCGCCCGTCTGGACGTCGAGGTCGACCGCAGCGGCAGCACGCACGCCATCAGCTTCCGGCGCGGCGTGCCCGGCGCCTTCGCGGGCAACGGCCCGGACGCCAAGTTCGAGACCGGCGGTCTGCGCAAGGGCAAGCGGATCCCCAAGACGCGCACCGGCACACGCGTGCGCTACTGGGCCGACCGCCAGATCTTCCTCAAGGACGCCAAGCTCTCGCTGGAGCACCTGCACCAGCGTGCCCGGCAGACCGCTTTCCTGGTGCCCGGACTGACGATCGTCGTCCGTGACGAGTTCGGCCTCGGTGACGGCGGCAGCAAGGGCGAGGAGTCGTTCCGCTTCGACGGCGGGATCAGCGAGTTCTGCGAGTACCTGGCCTCCGACAAGCCCGTCTGCGACGTCCTCCGCTTCTCCGGACAGGGCACCTTCAAGGAGACCGTGCCCGTCCTCGACGAGCACGGGCAGATGACGCCCACCCAGGTCACCCGCGAGCTCGGTGTCGACGTCGCCATGCGCTGGGGCACCGGCTACGACACGACCCTCAAGTCGTTCGTGAACATCATCGCCACCCCCAAGGGCGGCACCCACGTCGCCGGCTTCGAGCAGGCCGTGGCCTCCACCATGAACGAGGTGCTGCGCGCCAAGAAGCTGCTGCGCGTCGCCGAGGACGACGTCGTCAAGGACGACGCGCTGGAGGGCCTCACCGCCGTCGTCACCGTGCGTCTCGCCGAACCGCAGTTCGAGGGGCAGACCAAGGAGGTCCTCGGCACCTCGGCGGCCCGGCGCATCGTGGCGCAGGTGATCGCCAAGGAGCTCAAGGCGTTCCTGACCTCCACCAAGCGGGATGCCGCCGCTCAGGCGCGGGTCGTCATGGAGAAGGCGGTCGCCGCCGCCCGTACGCGGATCGCCGCGCGTCAGCACAAGGACGCGCAGCGGCGGAAGACCGCGTTGGAGTCGTCCTCGCTGCCCGCGAAGCTCGCCGACTGCCGCAGTGACGACGTCGAGCGCAGTGAGCTGTTCATCGTCGAGGGGGACTCGGCGCTCGGTACGGCGAAGCTCGCGCGGAACTCCGAGTTCCAGGCGCTGCTGCCGATCCGGGGCAAGATCCTCAATGTGCAGAAGTCGTCCGTGACCGACATGCTCAAGAACGCCGAGTGCGGTGCGATCATCCAGGTCATAGGGGCTGGGTCCGGGCGTACGTTCGATATCGACGCGGCGCGTTACGGCAAGATCATCATGATGACCGACGCCGACGTGGACGGGTCGCACATCCGGTGCCTGCTGCTGACGCTGTTCCAGCGGTACATGCGGCCGATGGTCGAGGCGGGGCGGGTCTTCGCCGCGGTGCCGCCGCTGCACCGGATCGAGCTTGTCCAGCCCAAGAGGGGGCAGGACAAGTACGTCTACACGTACTCGGACCGTGAGCTGCGGGACAAGCTGCTGGAGTTCCAGAGCAAGGGCGTTCGGTACAAGGACTCCATCCAGCGCTACAAGGGTCTCGGCGAGATGGACGCGGACCAGTTGGCGGAGACGACGATGGATCCGCGGCACCGGACGCTGCGGCGGATCAATCTGTCGGACCTGGAGGCGGCTGAGCAGGTGTTCGATCTGCTGATGGGGAACGACGTGGCGCCGCGCAAGGAGTTCATCTCCAGTTCGGCGGCTACGTTGGATCGGTCGCGGATCGACGCGTAG
- a CDS encoding DUF485 domain-containing protein translates to MQSSTGRPRRRGGGSESPVEQHEGYGLGSEDVRFDDPWYDALASGWGELDGTGGPAPVVAEARGSRDGGAAEVYLEVQRSAAFQEVRRRYRRFVIPGVAVFFSWYVAYVVTATTAPGLMARPVVGAVNVAMLAGLGQFLTTFLFTWAYARHARLRRDRAALDLRWDTQELTRGVRGGVR, encoded by the coding sequence ATGCAGTCAAGCACCGGCCGTCCTCGTCGTCGCGGGGGTGGTTCTGAGAGTCCAGTTGAGCAGCACGAGGGGTACGGCCTCGGGAGTGAGGACGTGCGGTTCGACGATCCCTGGTACGACGCGCTGGCGTCCGGCTGGGGGGAGTTGGACGGTACGGGAGGGCCGGCTCCGGTCGTGGCCGAGGCGCGGGGGAGCCGGGACGGGGGCGCGGCGGAGGTCTATCTGGAGGTCCAGCGGAGCGCGGCCTTCCAGGAGGTGCGCAGGCGTTACCGCAGGTTCGTGATTCCGGGTGTCGCCGTCTTCTTCAGCTGGTACGTGGCCTATGTCGTCACGGCGACCACCGCGCCGGGGCTGATGGCGCGGCCGGTCGTGGGCGCGGTCAACGTGGCGATGCTGGCGGGGCTCGGGCAGTTCCTCACGACCTTCCTGTTCACCTGGGCGTACGCGCGGCACGCCAGGCTGCGGCGGGACCGGGCGGCGCTCGATCTGCGCTGGGACACCCAGGAGTTGACGCGTGGTGTCAGAGGGGGCGTGCGGTGA
- a CDS encoding solute symporter family protein, producing MTADHQTLALLLFSAFVAVTLGITTWVSRNRHGSAEEFYAGGRLFSPMENGFAIAGDYMSAASFLGISGLIALFGYDGLLYSVGFLVAWLVVLFLVAELVRNCGRFTLADVVAARMSERPVRIAAGTSSVTVSVLYLVAQMVGAGTLVALLLGGESEAAQTWTVIGVGALMVVYVSLGGMRATTWIQIVKAVLLMGGAIALTVLVLVRFHGDFDQLLRTAAERSGHGDSFLAPGLKYGGDWGARLDFISLGLALVLGTAGLPHILSRFYTVPTARAARRSVVWSIGLIGGFYLMTIVLGFGAAAIVGPEAVRSSNAAGNTAVPLLALDLGGGVDSTGGTVLFAIVAAIAFATILAVVAGITLASSASVAHDLYASLRRRRSKPRGEVAVARTAAVGIGVVAIGLGLLAKDLNVAFLVGLAFAVAASANLPVLLYSLFWSGFTTRGAVWSVYGGLVPSVVLVVLSPVVSGSADSLFPGVDFQYFPLQNPGLVSIPLGFLAGWLGTVTSAEPPDEAKHAETEVRSLTGAGAV from the coding sequence GTGACCGCCGACCATCAGACGCTGGCGCTGCTGCTGTTCAGCGCGTTCGTGGCGGTCACGCTGGGCATCACCACATGGGTGAGCCGCAACCGGCATGGTTCGGCGGAGGAGTTCTACGCGGGCGGGCGGCTGTTCTCGCCCATGGAGAATGGTTTTGCCATCGCGGGCGACTACATGTCCGCCGCTTCGTTCCTGGGTATCTCGGGGCTCATCGCGCTCTTCGGGTACGACGGGCTGCTCTACTCGGTGGGCTTCCTGGTCGCCTGGCTGGTCGTGCTGTTCCTGGTGGCCGAACTGGTGCGCAACTGCGGGCGGTTCACGCTCGCCGACGTGGTCGCTGCGCGGATGAGCGAGCGGCCGGTGCGGATCGCGGCGGGAACTTCCTCGGTGACCGTGTCCGTTCTGTATCTGGTGGCGCAGATGGTGGGAGCGGGCACTCTCGTCGCGCTGCTGCTGGGCGGGGAGAGCGAGGCGGCGCAGACCTGGACGGTCATCGGGGTCGGCGCGCTCATGGTCGTCTATGTGTCGCTGGGCGGGATGAGGGCCACCACCTGGATCCAGATCGTGAAGGCGGTCCTGCTCATGGGCGGGGCGATCGCCCTGACCGTGCTCGTCCTGGTGCGCTTCCACGGGGACTTCGACCAGTTGCTGCGGACGGCGGCCGAGCGCAGCGGACACGGCGACTCGTTCCTCGCGCCCGGCCTGAAGTACGGCGGTGACTGGGGCGCGCGCCTCGACTTCATCAGCCTCGGGCTCGCCCTGGTCCTGGGCACGGCCGGACTGCCGCACATCCTGTCGCGCTTCTACACCGTGCCCACGGCACGGGCCGCACGCCGCTCGGTGGTCTGGTCCATCGGCCTCATCGGCGGCTTCTACCTGATGACGATCGTCCTCGGCTTCGGGGCGGCCGCCATCGTCGGCCCGGAAGCCGTCCGAAGTTCCAACGCCGCCGGGAACACCGCGGTGCCGTTGCTGGCCCTCGATCTGGGCGGTGGCGTCGACTCCACCGGCGGAACGGTTCTGTTCGCGATCGTCGCCGCCATCGCCTTCGCCACGATCCTGGCGGTCGTCGCCGGGATCACCCTCGCCTCGTCGGCGTCCGTCGCCCATGACCTGTACGCGTCGCTGCGGCGCCGCCGTTCCAAGCCGCGCGGCGAGGTGGCCGTGGCGCGCACCGCCGCCGTCGGTATCGGTGTGGTCGCGATCGGTCTCGGGCTGCTCGCCAAGGACCTCAACGTGGCCTTCCTCGTCGGCCTCGCCTTCGCGGTCGCCGCCTCCGCCAATCTGCCTGTGCTGCTGTACTCGCTGTTCTGGAGCGGCTTCACCACCCGTGGCGCGGTCTGGTCCGTCTACGGCGGACTGGTGCCGTCCGTGGTGCTCGTGGTGCTGTCGCCCGTTGTCTCGGGGAGCGCCGACTCGCTGTTCCCCGGCGTCGACTTCCAGTACTTCCCGTTGCAGAACCCGGGCCTGGTCTCCATCCCGCTGGGCTTCCTCGCGGGCTGGCTCGGCACGGTGACGTCGGCCGAGCCGCCGGACGAGGCGAAGCACGCGGAGACCGAGGTGCGGTCGCTGACGGGCGCCGGGGCGGTGTGA
- a CDS encoding response regulator, producing MIEVLIVDDDVRVARVNAAYVEKVAGFHVAGVAHSAAEALRRLETSAHVDLVLLDHYLPDDTGLVVVQEMRRRGHQCDVIMVTAARDVSTVQAAMRQGALQYLVKPFAFAGLRAKLEAYAELRRTLDGGGEAEQAEVDRIFGALSAGGEPDLPKGHSPTTTELVRRALMTAEGALSAQEIAERTGLSRQTAQRYLKLLERTGRARLTLKYGDAGRPEHRYEWATSP from the coding sequence ATGATCGAGGTCCTGATCGTGGACGACGACGTGAGAGTCGCCCGCGTCAACGCCGCCTACGTGGAGAAGGTCGCCGGTTTCCACGTCGCCGGTGTGGCCCACAGCGCGGCCGAGGCGCTGCGGCGGCTCGAGACGTCGGCCCACGTGGACCTGGTCCTGCTGGACCACTATCTGCCGGACGACACGGGCCTCGTGGTCGTCCAGGAGATGCGCCGCCGGGGCCACCAGTGCGACGTGATCATGGTGACGGCGGCCCGTGACGTGTCGACCGTCCAGGCGGCCATGCGCCAGGGCGCGCTGCAGTACCTGGTCAAACCGTTCGCGTTCGCCGGACTGCGCGCGAAGCTGGAGGCGTACGCGGAGCTGCGGCGCACCCTGGACGGCGGAGGCGAGGCCGAACAGGCCGAGGTGGACCGGATCTTCGGCGCCCTCTCCGCGGGCGGCGAGCCGGACCTGCCCAAGGGCCACTCCCCCACCACCACCGAGCTGGTACGCCGGGCTCTGATGACCGCCGAGGGCGCCCTGTCCGCCCAGGAGATCGCCGAGCGGACCGGCCTGAGCCGCCAGACCGCCCAGCGCTATCTGAAGCTCCTGGAGCGCACGGGCCGGGCTCGGCTGACCCTCAAGTACGGCGACGCGGGCCGTCCGGAGCACCGCTACGAGTGGGCGACCAGCCCCTGA
- a CDS encoding ATP-binding protein, with amino-acid sequence MSPTPPARRLRLGMPRRVFSQVLLMQVAIAAGVAVLATGLFLAPLSDQLDDQAMRRALAIAQTTAAQPQIAEDLESSAPTPNGPVQVEAERIRKASGAEYVVVMDTHGVRWSHTDPAEIGGMVSTDPRRALAGDEVMEIDSGTLGRSARGKVPLRDADGRIVGAVSVGIEYDSVRARLIHAIPGLLAYAGGAMAVGALAAYLISRRVHRQTRDLAFSDIAGLLAEREAMLHGIREGVVALDRTGRVRLLNDEARRLLGIGDEAVGRSLDDTLGPGRTTDVLAGRITGTDLLTVRGQRVLVTNRMPTDDGGAVATLRDRTELEQLSRELDSTRGLTDALRAQDHEHANRMHTLLGLLELEMYDEAVEFVGEVVGDHRATAEQVTEKIHDPLLAAVLVGKATVAAERGVALSVAGATMLPDRLIDPRGLVTIVGNLVDNALDAVAGTPHARVEVDLRTEGRSAILQVRDTGPGVPPDQRELIFADGWSTKTRPAHRERGIGLSLVRRLAERQGGSARVTEAAGGGAEFTVVLPDALAEPDPVTPTSAPTPAPTTPGTPTTPEPSTAPADGPARQDEPTAGRDGRPGPGREPEAAITAADKESR; translated from the coding sequence ATGAGCCCCACTCCCCCCGCACGCCGTCTGCGTCTCGGTATGCCGCGGCGGGTGTTCTCGCAGGTCCTGCTGATGCAGGTGGCGATCGCCGCCGGTGTCGCCGTCCTCGCGACCGGGCTGTTCCTCGCGCCGCTCAGCGATCAGCTGGACGACCAGGCGATGCGCCGGGCACTCGCGATCGCGCAGACCACGGCCGCGCAGCCGCAGATCGCCGAGGACCTGGAGTCGTCCGCGCCGACCCCGAACGGTCCCGTGCAGGTCGAGGCCGAGCGGATCCGGAAGGCGAGCGGAGCCGAGTACGTCGTGGTGATGGACACGCACGGGGTGCGCTGGTCGCACACGGACCCGGCGGAGATCGGTGGCATGGTCTCGACGGACCCGCGCCGCGCGCTGGCAGGGGACGAGGTCATGGAGATCGACTCGGGGACGCTGGGACGCTCGGCCCGCGGCAAGGTGCCCCTGCGCGACGCCGACGGGAGGATCGTCGGCGCCGTGTCCGTGGGGATCGAGTACGACAGTGTGCGGGCCCGGCTGATCCACGCGATCCCCGGGCTCCTGGCGTACGCCGGCGGGGCCATGGCCGTCGGGGCGCTGGCGGCGTATCTGATCTCCCGGCGGGTGCATCGCCAAACCCGTGACCTGGCCTTCTCCGATATCGCGGGACTGCTGGCGGAGCGCGAGGCGATGCTGCACGGCATCCGGGAGGGCGTGGTCGCGCTGGACCGCACCGGGCGCGTACGCCTCCTGAACGACGAGGCGAGGCGGCTGCTCGGGATAGGCGACGAGGCGGTCGGCAGGTCGCTCGACGACACGCTCGGCCCCGGCCGTACGACCGATGTGCTGGCGGGCCGGATCACGGGCACCGATCTGCTGACCGTGCGCGGTCAGCGCGTGCTGGTCACCAACCGCATGCCCACGGACGACGGGGGTGCCGTCGCCACCCTGCGCGACCGCACCGAGCTGGAGCAGCTCAGCCGCGAACTCGACTCCACCCGTGGTCTGACGGACGCCCTGCGCGCCCAGGACCACGAGCACGCCAACCGGATGCACACCCTTCTCGGCCTGCTCGAACTGGAGATGTACGACGAGGCGGTGGAGTTCGTCGGCGAGGTCGTCGGCGACCACCGGGCGACCGCCGAGCAGGTCACCGAGAAGATCCACGACCCGCTGCTGGCCGCGGTCCTGGTCGGCAAGGCGACCGTCGCGGCCGAGCGCGGAGTGGCCCTGTCGGTGGCGGGCGCCACGATGCTCCCGGACCGGCTGATCGACCCGCGGGGGCTGGTCACCATCGTCGGCAACCTCGTCGACAACGCCCTGGACGCCGTCGCGGGCACACCGCACGCGCGCGTGGAGGTGGATCTGCGCACCGAGGGTCGCTCGGCGATCCTCCAGGTGCGGGACACGGGCCCCGGAGTACCGCCCGACCAGCGGGAGTTGATCTTCGCGGACGGCTGGTCGACCAAGACACGCCCCGCCCACCGCGAACGAGGCATCGGGCTCTCCCTGGTACGCCGACTCGCCGAGCGGCAGGGCGGCAGCGCCCGGGTCACGGAGGCGGCCGGCGGCGGCGCGGAGTTCACCGTCGTACTGCCGGACGCCCTCGCGGAACCCGATCCGGTGACGCCCACGTCCGCGCCGACGCCGGCCCCCACCACGCCCGGCACCCCCACGACACCCGAACCCTCCACGGCACCCGCCGACGGACCGGCCCGGCAGGACGAGCCGACGGCCGGCCGCGACGGGCGACCGGGCCCCGGGCGGGAGCCCGAGGCCGCCATCACAGCCGCCGACAAGGAGTCGCGATGA
- a CDS encoding sucrase ferredoxin, whose product MSTCTSASRHLDEPLAGTAATARTWLLLEQPGPWGAKALTSSHLDPVVGRALEAAAEGTGVRVALIRRPGRHADRREVSERRVYVGHTVPGNVWLHSAMTSAPERLLDLDLAALGRGDHHTFGTVLRGRPHTGAPLALVCTNGKRDRCCALLGRPLAAELAASGVEGTWEVTHLGGHRFSPTLLVLPFGYVYGRAEAHHVKEVLHGVREGRVVTEGCRGGSAWERPGQAAELAVRTETGEDGADALAVLRTDGAAPLWDVTVAHTDGRRWTVTVAQGAAEPPRPESCGSTLGSPARMDVLTVRELSPATTAR is encoded by the coding sequence GTGAGTACGTGCACATCCGCGTCCCGACACCTCGACGAGCCTCTCGCGGGGACCGCCGCCACGGCGAGGACATGGCTGCTGCTGGAACAACCCGGCCCCTGGGGTGCCAAGGCGCTCACATCGAGCCACCTGGACCCCGTGGTCGGCCGCGCCCTCGAAGCCGCGGCGGAGGGCACCGGCGTACGCGTGGCCCTCATCCGGCGTCCCGGCCGCCACGCGGACCGCCGCGAGGTCAGCGAGCGCCGGGTGTACGTGGGCCACACCGTCCCCGGGAACGTCTGGCTGCACAGCGCCATGACCTCCGCTCCCGAGCGGCTCCTCGACCTCGACCTCGCCGCCCTGGGCCGGGGCGACCACCACACCTTCGGCACGGTTCTGCGAGGCCGGCCCCACACCGGCGCCCCGCTCGCCCTCGTCTGCACCAACGGCAAGCGCGACCGCTGCTGCGCCCTCCTGGGCCGGCCGCTCGCCGCCGAACTGGCCGCCTCCGGAGTCGAGGGCACCTGGGAGGTCACCCATCTGGGTGGTCACCGCTTCTCCCCCACCCTGCTCGTGCTGCCCTTCGGCTATGTGTACGGCCGCGCCGAGGCCCACCACGTCAAGGAGGTCCTCCACGGCGTACGGGAGGGCCGTGTCGTCACCGAGGGGTGTCGCGGCGGCTCCGCCTGGGAACGTCCCGGGCAGGCGGCCGAGCTGGCGGTGCGCACCGAGACCGGCGAGGACGGCGCCGACGCGCTCGCCGTACTGCGCACGGACGGTGCGGCACCCCTGTGGGACGTGACGGTCGCCCACACGGACGGCCGCCGCTGGACCGTCACCGTCGCCCAGGGCGCCGCCGAGCCGCCCCGCCCGGAGAGCTGCGGCTCCACGCTCGGCTCCCCCGCGAGGATGGACGTCCTGACCGTACGCGAGCTGTCACCGGCCACGACGGCACGTTAG